A stretch of Chitinophaga caeni DNA encodes these proteins:
- a CDS encoding SET domain-containing protein, giving the protein MIKPYLQIKKIKGKGRGVFATEIIPSGTRIETSPVLVLSKKDTDKVDKTFLHNYIFLWGEKETRSCIALGYCSVYNHDYNPNCEYEMDFEKETMSIITRREVKKGEELCINYHGDVEDQSPVWFDVKKSKTKAKK; this is encoded by the coding sequence ATGATAAAACCATACTTGCAAATCAAGAAAATCAAAGGAAAAGGAAGAGGCGTTTTTGCAACGGAAATAATTCCTTCTGGCACCAGGATAGAAACATCGCCCGTATTAGTGTTGTCGAAAAAAGATACGGATAAAGTGGATAAAACATTTCTTCATAATTATATCTTCTTATGGGGTGAAAAGGAAACCCGCTCCTGTATTGCACTGGGATATTGTTCTGTTTACAACCATGATTACAACCCTAATTGTGAATACGAGATGGATTTCGAGAAGGAAACCATGAGTATCATTACCCGTAGGGAAGTTAAGAAGGGTGAAGAATTGTGCATCAATTACCATGGTGATGTGGAAGATCAATCCCCGGTTTGGTTCGATGTAAAGAAAAGTAAAACTAAAGCCAAGAAGTAG
- a CDS encoding bestrophin family protein, with protein sequence MVNYNPKDWFTFIFRIHKSDTIEKLWPMLISMAIYSGIISYLELEVWQLSGKGGLSNLSSMHGLLGFVISLLLVFRTNTAYDRWWEGRKQWGALVNDCRNLAIKLHAILPPGNPAREFFRTMIPNYAFALKNHLRNIYHPADLEEAHDFEPTAVSHDIHVPNHLAAKMLQEVHTLYRQNIISGDQLITLNNDLNTLTNVCGACERIKNTPIPYSYSAFIKKFIFIYVMTLPFGYVFSVGYYIIPMSVFIFYVLASLELIAEEIEDPFGRDANDLPTETISKNIRKHVGEIL encoded by the coding sequence ATGGTTAATTATAACCCGAAAGATTGGTTTACGTTCATTTTTAGGATTCATAAATCTGATACCATCGAGAAGTTATGGCCAATGTTGATTTCCATGGCTATTTACTCGGGAATCATTTCTTACCTGGAACTGGAAGTATGGCAGTTGAGCGGCAAAGGCGGATTGAGCAACTTATCGTCCATGCACGGTTTACTCGGCTTCGTGATATCATTGTTATTGGTATTCCGTACTAATACCGCTTATGACAGGTGGTGGGAAGGCCGCAAGCAATGGGGAGCATTGGTCAACGATTGCCGCAACTTAGCGATTAAACTCCATGCTATTTTACCGCCCGGCAATCCCGCTAGGGAATTTTTCAGAACCATGATTCCCAATTATGCCTTTGCCTTGAAAAATCACTTGAGGAATATATACCACCCGGCAGACCTGGAAGAGGCCCATGATTTTGAACCAACCGCGGTTTCGCACGATATCCATGTCCCCAATCATCTCGCCGCCAAAATGTTGCAGGAAGTACATACGCTTTACCGCCAAAACATTATTTCAGGCGACCAGTTAATTACCCTTAATAATGATCTAAACACCCTAACCAACGTTTGCGGCGCCTGCGAACGGATCAAGAACACCCCGATCCCGTATTCGTATAGCGCTTTCATTAAAAAATTCATATTCATCTACGTGATGACATTACCTTTTGGTTATGTATTCAGCGTCGGGTATTATATTATTCCAATGTCTGTTTTCATATTCTATGTACTTGCAAGTTTAGAACTGATAGCTGAAGAAATAGAAGACCCTTTCGGCAGGGATGCGAACGACTTACCAACTGAAACTATCAGTAAAAATATCAGGAAACATGTAGGTGAAATTTTATAG
- the mgtE gene encoding magnesium transporter yields MENEVLLEQYQELSRNGDYKALHTYLDDQLISDIVEIIEEEPEEGAKIIQLLTISRAAAAFRILEFPEQEEIIKLLPAPKIAELLNELPPDDRTAFLGELPSAAVTELIKLLDPEERRITLSLLGYPETSVGRIMTPDYIAVKEDWSVKKVLDHIRIHGKDSETIDVIYVIDDNGVLLDDFRIREFLLVEPSLQVNALMDNRFVSLNANEEQEEAIQTFRMENRVALPVVDDQGVMLGIVTIDDMLWIANEEHTEDVQKIGGTEALDEPYLDISLFRLIKKRAGWLIILFFGEMLTATAMAFFEDEIARAVVLALFVPLIISSGGNSGSQASTLIIQAMALGEIKLSDWWRVMRRELASGFFLGTILGLIGFIRIVVWSLIFHSYGDHYIMIGITVAITLMGVVIWGTISGSMLPILLKKAGADPATSSAPFVATLVDVTGLIIYFSVAYSLLNGTLL; encoded by the coding sequence ATGGAAAATGAAGTATTACTAGAACAATACCAAGAATTATCGCGCAATGGCGACTATAAAGCCTTGCACACCTACTTGGACGACCAGCTGATTTCAGACATCGTGGAGATCATCGAGGAAGAGCCCGAAGAAGGCGCCAAGATAATCCAGTTGCTGACCATCAGCCGCGCCGCGGCAGCGTTCAGAATACTTGAATTCCCTGAACAAGAGGAAATTATCAAACTGTTACCCGCTCCTAAAATTGCAGAACTCCTCAACGAACTCCCCCCTGATGATAGGACCGCCTTCCTCGGGGAGCTGCCAAGCGCAGCGGTGACCGAGCTGATCAAATTACTCGATCCTGAAGAGAGAAGGATCACCCTATCATTGCTGGGATACCCTGAAACGAGCGTGGGCCGTATCATGACGCCCGATTATATCGCCGTAAAGGAAGATTGGAGCGTGAAAAAAGTATTAGATCATATCCGCATTCACGGGAAAGATAGTGAAACGATCGATGTAATTTATGTTATAGATGACAACGGCGTATTGCTCGATGACTTCAGGATCAGGGAATTTCTCCTCGTGGAGCCGAGTTTGCAGGTGAATGCGCTGATGGATAACCGCTTTGTATCATTAAACGCTAACGAGGAGCAGGAAGAGGCAATCCAGACTTTCCGGATGGAAAACCGTGTAGCCTTGCCCGTGGTAGACGACCAAGGCGTCATGCTAGGCATCGTAACGATTGACGATATGTTATGGATTGCCAATGAAGAACATACAGAGGACGTTCAAAAGATCGGTGGTACCGAAGCGCTGGATGAACCTTACCTTGACATTTCATTATTCCGGCTGATCAAGAAACGCGCCGGATGGTTGATAATATTGTTTTTCGGGGAAATGCTCACCGCGACGGCGATGGCTTTTTTCGAAGACGAGATCGCCAGGGCGGTCGTACTTGCATTATTCGTTCCGCTTATTATTTCGAGCGGAGGTAATAGTGGATCACAAGCCTCTACATTGATTATCCAGGCGATGGCTCTTGGCGAAATAAAGCTGAGCGACTGGTGGCGGGTTATGCGCCGTGAATTAGCCAGCGGCTTTTTCCTTGGAACGATACTCGGCTTAATCGGTTTTATCAGGATCGTAGTATGGAGCTTGATCTTCCATTCTTACGGCGATCATTACATCATGATCGGCATCACGGTAGCGATCACCTTGATGGGTGTTGTTATCTGGGGCACTATTTCCGGCTCCATGCTTCCCATCCTTCTCAAGAAAGCCGGCGCCGACCCGGCCACATCTTCCGCTCCATTCGTTGCCACGCTAGTAGATGTTACAGGGTTAATCATCTATTTCAGTGTCGCATACTCCTTGTTAAACGGCACATTATTATAG
- a CDS encoding histidine phosphatase family protein — protein MRRVLMMIGAIFTLAACQNGEKKVVQVAVQEDTTFLTGKFFLVRHSEKFPGYDSSLTEEGMQRSGNLYWLLKDSGIQKIYTTRFVRTIQTADSLRIYKKLDTVFYQADTTGEGLLVQISKHHDWGKKLLVVGHSNTLIPIIKSLGGKAPLDHIADDDYSNIFIVDKPSQKDTKVEWVHF, from the coding sequence ATGCGAAGGGTCTTAATGATGATCGGCGCCATTTTTACTTTGGCTGCCTGCCAGAACGGTGAGAAGAAAGTTGTGCAAGTTGCTGTACAGGAAGATACCACTTTTTTAACAGGGAAGTTTTTCCTGGTGCGGCATTCTGAAAAATTCCCGGGATATGACAGTTCCCTCACGGAAGAAGGTATGCAACGATCCGGCAACCTGTATTGGCTGCTGAAAGATAGCGGCATTCAAAAAATTTATACGACACGTTTTGTTAGGACGATACAAACCGCGGATTCGCTCCGTATATACAAAAAATTGGATACCGTCTTTTACCAGGCAGATACAACGGGCGAAGGACTCCTGGTGCAAATAAGCAAGCACCACGACTGGGGGAAGAAATTACTGGTAGTTGGGCATAGTAATACCTTGATTCCCATTATCAAAAGCTTGGGAGGCAAAGCGCCCTTGGATCATATCGCGGATGATGATTATAGCAATATTTTTATCGTAGATAAACCTTCCCAAAAGGATACAAAAGTGGAATGGGTACATTTTTAA
- a CDS encoding S9 family peptidase — protein MQVYKRLLLILSLAPLGGLKAQMAPLTVEKIMRDQKWIGTSPDGIRWQRDSKVIYFDWNPTQSVSDSLYFVKVNDWKPQITPAIERADVRAYNSGNYNPAKTAYTYAKDGDIFYLDLKKGKTIQVTHTTGFEFNPQFCLDGEKIVYMSQQNLYAWDIANGTTSQLTNFVSNAPKSRETKKEKKDKSSQEDWLKDQQLALFDVLKEEKAEQDAREAFMESLPDKKGIYPIAYQDRTVTRVNISPDGRFVNYTLYRDAKDKNTMVPSWVNESGYVTEINARPKVGSPQGSYETFIFDREKDTAYALHVTDIPGIKDIPAYRKDYPQDSSKPSARGVIVNGPFYSENGQRAIVDIRSQDNKDRWLMSVELATGKLQTLDRQHDDAWIAGPGLGWSMGGGNIGWIDENTCWFQSEVSGYSHLYTYNFVSKKTNALTSGKFEVQEAKLSADKKTFYITTNEVHPGEQQFYHLNIANKKLTRITQMTGANEVSVSPDEKWIAFRYSYSNKPWELYVQENKAGAKAIQVTGKAMSDEFKSYPWRDPEVITFQASDGQEVYARLYQPATGKKNGAAVIFVHGAGYLQNAHKWWSSYSREYMFHNLLADRGFTVIDVDYRGSAGYGRDVRTGIYRHMGGKDLDDQVDAAALLVKKYGIDPKRIGIYGGSYGGFITLMAMFTKPGTFAAGAALRSVTDWAHYNHGYTSNILNEPQTDSIAYARSSPINFAAGLQGKLLMCHGMVDTNVHFQDIVRLSQRLIELGKDNWELAVYPVENHGFTKPSSWTDEYKRILKLFEETLL, from the coding sequence ATGCAAGTTTACAAACGTTTGCTACTCATCCTTTCCCTGGCGCCCCTTGGTGGACTAAAAGCCCAAATGGCTCCATTGACCGTAGAAAAAATTATGCGGGATCAAAAATGGATCGGGACTTCTCCCGATGGAATCCGCTGGCAGCGAGATAGCAAAGTCATTTACTTTGATTGGAATCCTACGCAATCCGTTTCCGACTCCCTATATTTCGTGAAAGTAAATGATTGGAAACCTCAAATTACACCGGCTATCGAACGCGCTGATGTTAGGGCATATAACTCGGGAAATTACAACCCTGCGAAAACAGCTTACACTTATGCCAAGGATGGTGATATTTTTTATTTAGATCTAAAAAAAGGGAAAACCATCCAGGTTACCCACACTACCGGCTTCGAATTTAATCCCCAGTTTTGTCTTGACGGTGAAAAAATTGTTTACATGTCGCAACAAAACCTTTACGCCTGGGATATTGCGAACGGTACCACATCGCAATTGACCAATTTTGTTTCCAATGCCCCGAAAAGCAGGGAAACCAAGAAGGAAAAGAAAGATAAATCCTCGCAGGAAGATTGGTTGAAAGATCAACAATTGGCATTATTTGATGTGTTAAAAGAAGAAAAAGCGGAGCAAGATGCCCGCGAAGCCTTCATGGAAAGCCTACCCGATAAAAAAGGCATATACCCAATCGCCTATCAAGATCGCACGGTTACCAGGGTGAATATCAGCCCGGATGGTAGGTTCGTGAATTATACCTTGTACCGCGATGCCAAGGACAAAAATACCATGGTGCCTAGCTGGGTAAATGAAAGCGGTTATGTTACAGAAATCAATGCAAGACCCAAGGTCGGCTCTCCGCAAGGAAGTTATGAAACCTTCATCTTTGACCGCGAAAAAGATACTGCTTATGCATTACATGTAACCGATATACCCGGCATTAAGGACATTCCTGCGTACCGTAAAGATTACCCGCAAGATTCCTCGAAACCATCCGCTAGGGGCGTCATTGTAAATGGACCGTTTTACAGTGAAAATGGACAGCGAGCAATTGTCGACATCCGTTCGCAAGACAATAAAGACCGCTGGCTTATGTCAGTAGAATTGGCGACTGGTAAATTACAAACCTTGGACCGGCAACATGATGATGCTTGGATTGCCGGGCCGGGATTGGGTTGGAGCATGGGCGGCGGCAACATCGGTTGGATCGATGAAAACACCTGCTGGTTTCAAAGCGAAGTAAGTGGTTATTCACATTTGTATACATATAATTTCGTTTCAAAGAAGACAAATGCCTTAACCTCGGGCAAATTTGAAGTGCAGGAAGCGAAATTATCGGCTGATAAAAAAACGTTTTACATCACGACCAATGAAGTGCATCCCGGGGAGCAACAATTTTATCATCTCAACATTGCTAACAAGAAGTTAACCAGGATTACCCAAATGACCGGAGCTAATGAAGTGAGTGTTTCTCCGGATGAAAAATGGATTGCCTTCCGTTATTCCTACAGCAATAAACCCTGGGAACTTTACGTACAAGAAAATAAGGCTGGCGCTAAAGCAATACAGGTAACCGGTAAGGCGATGTCGGATGAATTTAAATCCTACCCTTGGCGCGATCCGGAAGTCATAACTTTCCAAGCCAGCGATGGGCAAGAAGTGTACGCAAGATTATACCAACCCGCAACAGGGAAGAAAAATGGAGCAGCTGTAATTTTTGTACACGGCGCCGGTTATTTACAAAACGCCCATAAATGGTGGAGCAGTTACTCCAGGGAATACATGTTCCACAATTTATTGGCAGATCGAGGCTTCACTGTAATTGATGTCGATTACCGCGGCAGCGCCGGTTACGGGCGGGATGTGAGAACGGGCATTTACCGCCATATGGGAGGTAAAGATCTCGATGACCAGGTAGATGCAGCGGCATTGCTCGTTAAAAAATACGGTATCGATCCAAAGCGTATAGGCATTTACGGTGGCAGCTACGGCGGTTTTATAACCTTGATGGCCATGTTTACGAAACCGGGCACATTCGCAGCGGGCGCCGCCTTGCGTTCCGTGACGGATTGGGCGCATTACAACCATGGTTATACTTCCAACATTCTCAATGAACCGCAAACGGACAGCATTGCCTATGCCCGTTCCTCCCCGATCAATTTTGCAGCAGGCCTGCAAGGTAAATTATTGATGTGCCACGGGATGGTAGATACGAATGTTCATTTTCAAGATATCGTTCGCTTGAGCCAACGATTGATTGAATTGGGTAAAGATAATTGGGAATTAGCCGTGTACCCGGTAGAAAATCATGGATTTACCAAGCCTTCCAGCTGGACGGATGAATATAAAAGAATTTTAAAATTATTCGAAGAAACACTTCTGTAA